One Glycine max cultivar Williams 82 chromosome 8, Glycine_max_v4.0, whole genome shotgun sequence genomic window, TAGTTTGATTATGCTAGTCAGACAACTgagacaaaaattaattatactataatttatttgatttttaaaattttgattagaaACTCAAATGAGTAATAACAATGATGGACTATTTATTGTTAGCAAAAAATAATGATGAATAAGTTATAAGATAATTTTGATATTAAAGTAAGAAATAAGGAGAGTACCTAACTCAAGCTTGTCGACTCGCACGAACAAACTTTGTCCCACTTGCATGTAAGTCCTAGTGTCTTCCATATTTCCATGCCAAGTAACACACCCACTTCCAGAGCTCTCGTTGGCACTCGTGTAAGCCACACACGAACAATCCCTCAAGCATCTCTCTTTGCACTCTCTCATCCCAATCGTTGCTGCCACGCGCGCCTTCGACGTGTCGGGTACCTTCACACGTGTCACCTCCACAAACCCCTCCCCGCTCCGACACGTGGACACATTACTCTTCCTCACGCACCCACCCGACCCGTCTCTAAGGAACCATTCCCTTTCGAATTTCGGTTCGAAGCCGGGCAAACACTCACACTCGAACTTGTCCGCGTGGTATGGATCGCAGTTCGCGTTCGACCCGCACCGTCGGAAGTTGTCGCACTCCTCCTTCGGCGCATCCCATATTTGAAACCACCTATGTTCATGAGCCTGCCACGTGGACCTTGCCACATGGCCGCTCTCGTCCAGCACCATTCTCGAGAAAACGCTGGGGTCTTTCACTCCATACATTATGGAGACCTCGCTCTCGTTGTTGACGTAGTTAACGGTGAAGATGAAATTCGGTGTCATCTCGGGCACCCCGCTCCATCTCTGACCCGTCCACGACCCGACCCTCCATAAAGGGATTTTGTCTTTGTAGAGAAACAATTGCGGAAACCCGGTTGGGTCGATCTTATAAGTCATGTTCCCAGTTCCCGGGTCGTTTGGAGATTTCCAAGATACTAGGAACCGGTCCAGGCCGGTTTTCCGGTTCAACCCGAGTTTCATGAACGGAAGCATAGTGTTCCCGGGATAATCAAAACTCTGCCATagaatgttgttgttgttggtttggaTCAAAACTAGGTTTCCTGTATCCAAAAGCTTGGCTGAAATGTTATTTGTGGATTCAATGGAAACGTTGGAGGACCAAACCGGGTTGAGGCTTCGGGTGCTGTTGTCGTGGAGTACAAGGTTTCCGTTGTTGCTTATTTTGAGAACACCGGAAGTGTCGTTAAGAGGAGTGTCTCTGTTGGCAACCCACACAACCGTTTGTTCCGAGATTTTGTTGTACCAAATCCCAACGTAACGGTTTGTGGAGTTTCGCGGGCTGAAGAAACCGAGCGCAAAGTTTCCTAAACCGTTGGAGACCAAAACGTCGCCGTCTCTAATGGGGTGGTTTATGGTTATGGTGTTGTCGAGTGAGTGGCAAAAAGGGTAGAAGAACATCAGCACAAGAAATGAACTTAGAAACTCTATTGCTGAAAAAAACTTCATGGTATTACAAATCGATGTTGTTGTGTGAATGGTATTTggagaaaatttatttaaaagatttggGCGTGGAATATGGAGGAGTTTGATCTGTTGCTTGTTATTTATGAGGGTGCTGATATTTTTCCGTGAAGACTTGGTATCATATGTATGAGTTGTTCTACTGCATGTAAAGATAATACTGTGATTGAGACACACAACCAGATTTTCAATTATTGGTAGTTTCACATTAAATTCCTTAGGTTTCTTATGTGGCTCAGACGACAGATAGACGATAGATTGGTTTAGATTAATTCAGAAGGTCGATTCGATTTTAAGAAGCAGATCTAAATTAAATGTTCATGAATGGTTCTGCCTTATCTAAATGATCGGTACTTTTACTTTGCTGATGCAAGTCAACACAAAGTGATGCCCACCTGAGAATTGCTATATGGTGTCACGAACCGGTTTACACGAAATCAATTGAATGTGTACGTATTCCTTGTtggtacaaaattaaataaataaaaaatgacagaaATTAAGAGAAGTGGTTGATTTCTTGTTTCtggttttcttgttttttggttCAATACTTTTTTCGTACTGTTAAAATATATGGTAATGAGGTATGCTATTTAGTATGAAATTAAACAATGAGCATGAATCGCACGAAATTAATATTCAAGTGTGTCATGCGGTGCAGAGATATTTTTAAACgataattgattaataaaaattaacagaaTTATAATTTCCTTTTATGGAAATCACCATTTGTCTATTTTGGACGAAATGTTCCATCATTATGATAGTATAATAAACTGTGAAAAGTGATAAACACAAAAGAATATGTATTAAAAAGTTGTTATTAATTACTAACACACTTTATAActgggaacataaaaaaaaaactaatgttctTTTCCCTTTATAACTAGTGTTATCATGAATATTCTGAGGCAAAAGCTTAATTTTCTCTCAACCTCATCTCTGAGAAAATTTAATGAACTACGGGTCGTAATAAATGGATATACTGTAGGAAACGATTTAATTAGtgttggttaaaaaaaatatttaaatcaagtttttaaaaataatagcacCACTATTGGAAGAGTGGAGAAATGGCtagaaatttcatttttaagatttttttccaCCCACTTACAAAGAATCATATAGAACTACTAGTAGCTAATTGGATTgcactttcttttattttttccaccCCCATTTGCTTGCCTACAAAAAACCACCATCATGTATCAGTTAGAGTATGAGTGAAATCAATTTTAGTCTGTGAAATTCAAGCCTCTTCCTCTCTTACGTGTGAATGAGTttgtataaaattgatttattctCTCATTTTATCTTCCTCAACATAAGTGAGTGTGTCCGTAAGTTTAATTTTGTGTCCAATTTTCAACAATTAACAAAGATGCTAAATAGAAGAACTATTTCACGTTTTTTACAATTTGTGCCCGTTGATCATTCAACCTATCACATGTTCCCCGCAACACTCGAATCTTGCTATTGAATTTTTGTTCTTCTAAACACAATCTGAATGGAAATATTTCCAAATTTTGGtagccattttaatttcttgtattTCCTAATTTTTAGTTCTAAAgtctttttttccttaaacttaattcctatttttttatacataaactCAATTCCTATTATTGTCTGATCACTGTTCCTATTCATATTCTCATcccattcatattttatttaaaaaaattattttcaacctattttttgttattttttatttccattatttagaaaaattgaCCCACTAACCTATGCATAAAAAAGATTGGTCTTCCTAACCTACtctcaaaaattgaaaagaaaagtcGAACCTACCTGACAACATGGGCCGATTGGCGTAAATCCCTGAATCCAAATGACCAAGTTTTTCACATGCTACGCCATTTCTTATCTTACTCACAAAACTGAAGAAAGATTAAACTAAGTGACCACTATACCTATTAAATGACATACAAGAAATTTCAGAGCTTAAAAATTAATAGCCCTTGTGTTCAATatctatattataaattattatcgtGTTATCTTTTACCTTTTGGTCAATATATAGTTTCATTATTATTTAGacctaattatttatatatattttaaaaaaacttaaaatattaactatttttaaacttaatttattttttgtgttaatgttttgagtttatttttatGCACTATCAGTATAAAGAATTCTATATAGTCAACCGTACCGAttagaaatatgaaaaaatgaagaaacaaattgacttttggaattcaaatttaggaactatgaaaaaaaataactaccaaaaattaattttggaagttaaattttaatttgctcACCCAATAGGGGAATTTAAATTACTGAAAGCAATCTATTTTTCATGGTTCCGAAATTTAAATGTAGAACAATGAAACTAAACTcgtgtataaaaaaattgaataaaaatggacaagaaaaaaattagggGATGTGATTCACGTGAAAAGCAAAAAAGGGTTATAAAAAGCAAGACCTGTATTTACTAAAAATCAGTGTGGTCCATGAGCAAGCTCTACCCACGAGTGGGAGCAGCCCTATACAAGATGACATCAAAATAAGTGTGGTCCATAAATTGTGTATGATCTcatccaaattgaaaaaatcattgattttgtccgataaatattttttatacagtcATTAAgacttaaaaatcaaatatctagtcacatgttttaaaaacaaaattatttatcaactaTATCACAttataatatgtataattaGTTGCTGATTCATTTCTGAAGCTGTCAGTTCTTCTGTTTTGTAAGCAAGACATTTCACAAAATAGGTGCAAATAATGTGCCCTTCCCATTTTACtcttttaaaacaaagaaaacttAAATCAATTGAAACCAGTACTAATGATTAACGGTAAATTGCGCGAATGATTTCAGCACGAAAACCTTCATGAATCAGTGTGTAGTCTGTACCATTGGTGATGAatggttttgattttttatttaatttttacttatctaaaaaaaattaatagaaatgcCACATTCATACCTAGCTATTTCGTGTAAATGTATAACAGCAGAACTGTTTAAAGCTTAAAGAACACATGCAACGTAGAAAACAGTCAAAAGCTTAACCAAAAACGGATGTTGAAAAGACTTAAAGAAAAGGAAGCaacatttgttttgttttgcccAAAGACTCATAAATTATGCCTAAAAGTTTTTAGACTAAACATTAATATCTATATAACTACTCATTACTAGGGTGATATAAGATAAGTGGATGAttaggagagagagaaaaatatagatttcttttacaaatgaaactaatattttataataaactaatatttgtgaataaaaaaaaattagggtttaatattagaatttaaaagcCCTAAAGTAGTTGCATATCACGGACCATGTTTTACCATTACCAGCATAAACGGCTCCAACGGCCATGCACATGTCACTTCTCATGCATCACATTTTTGTCCTCTTTgacaaacaagaacaaattaTAAACCCCACatccatttttcttttcctatatgGAAACATAAATAAGGGTAGGTCTTTTTCAAACTTTGTCTTTGAGGCGGAGATTGTAGAGTTATTCTTATCCATTCAATCCAAACAATGCAGTGATGATGCACCCCTCTTTCTGTCGAGGCCTTTTATCATTGAGTTTCTAGGTCATCACCTTCTGCACAGCTGTTGCATGATGATTGTACGGAGCATCCAGCATGTCCTTTACTTTGTGAACAAGATAGAATGTTGATTTTGCTCATAAATCATAAATGCTAGACAAGCAAGTTCACCCCTTGAACGATAATACAAGTTCAAATAtcaacaaacaatttttattgGAATTATAAAGTGagttttaattatgaaatttaaaaattgaacaactatGTTCTTCCTGCAAACTAAATTGGTCATccttaaacaaaacaaaaccaaaattaaataaaagaaaataaaaaagaatagaaaagaaaaagatgtttTTCAAGATCCCTCCTTTCTTTCAATCTtacagaaaaaaacaaaatcatattacaTGAAAAGAAACCCTCTTTCTCACAATACTCCTTAATTTTCCTATAATTAATGGCTCAAGTTTCTTCCATTTCTCTCCAGtttatttggtttgatttttttcctctgaaggtgaaggttgacatatttatttatactaataattctAAGTAAACAAGAAAACGAATCACAATATGTTAAAAACATGGAAACTAAGAATTCTACAAAGATTCAATATTGATTTAATATCGActcaaatattattatcttgaggaaaaaaaaatacatgtgatttgaaaagaaagaaaaaagtcaaatttacttaaaataaaacttaatttacCTCAATTCGATCATTTCTACCTTCTCTAAAAGACCACAACCATCAAGGTTCCTTCGAGCCCATTACCATTTTCACAGTTGTTAATGTGGTTGCAACTTGCAACCAATCTCTCAGTCATCCACGGCATTGTCATCACCCTTATACTTGCCatatattataagttataactatCATTTTCAGCATCATACAACACCTTTGCTGATCTAGCTACGTACCACTACAACCATCCAGCTTTAGGCGTCAGCACCCCACGAATCAAATATGCATTTGTGTTATTAACTTTTCATATGATCATGCCGTTAAGCCTCACCCTATTTTATATATCATCTTCTGTTCTATATGTTATCCAATGCATAGGAAGATGCCCGTATATAGTGGATAAGCTACTGATACGCGCTAACAATAATCACACGCATATTTAATATCTtaagatttaaattatttttattacctATAAAAtaacaagtttttattttagtcattgtaaaaattttctttggttttcatctcttgaaattaaaatatgaaaatgaaatcaatgtttttttccctttattgTCATGCATGTGACAGTTGTTAACTACAAAAGATCAAATGACCATCCTAGATGACGCCCACTTGTGTTTATAGCAATATGTCATcacatgattaaaaataattatttcaaattcaataagagttaaaattagagaaaaatattttagaatgattaaaaaaatcactcatTTTACAAGgatcaaaaataattatttcaaattttataagattgaaaaacaaaaacaatattatagAGATCAGAATCAAAATTTACTCATTTTatagaaattgaaaacataattataccatatcttaaaattaaataacaaaataatattttaaaaatatttatttcaaaaattatattatattgtcTTACAATATTTCCTAAAAaccatcttaattttttataaaaaataatattaaatagaatataagatattcaatattttaaattaacatttttatttgatatcaaTTAAGAGAAATGCAAAGAAAAGGTGGTACTcgaatttggatttttttatttttttttttgtataagaaTGGTGATGTATATCCACATATTTGAGACAGATGTACTTGTATGTCTTGGTACGTAAAAATTGAATCAAAGAAAGACAATGATCAAAGCAACGAATTGAAAGAGGAACGATATAAGAGAAGCATGTGTGACCCTCTAGCGCGATTGGCTCACAAATTTGGACTTTTATGATTGTTGACTACCGTCCTCACTCAGTCACTGGTGACCCGCAGCACAGCCACGTCGATTTGAGTTACGTATACACATCGCCATTTCACTTTCAGTATTAAACTTCAAGGCCCCTAACCCTAACTTTTCCCCCCAATAAATGTAGTTTATTGTCTTTAGGTTTGTGTCTCGACCCTAGATTATTGGGTCTTCGTGTAATTTTGATTGTGACCTTGCTCGTGTGTTTGGGATTcgcttaatttaaatttagcaTTATCATTTTGTTAGACactttatttgtttgattttcaGTAAGGATTCTAAATAAGTAGAATTATACGTAACcagtctcttttttttcctttcttgttTTACTAGTAAAAGTGATAGAACGGCATGTTTTATCCAATTGTAATTAGTCTATAGGTTATTATAACTATTTAATTAGCCTTTAGATGTTAAGAGATCTCAGAGAAGAGAGTTGTCCATCAATAAAATTTTGGTGACATTGCAAGAAATCAAACTCGTTTTTATGAAAAgaataagaattaattttaaatctttaatcACTTGTTTCAATTCACATtgacataattataaattataagataattataggatttattaaaaatataattacatgatgtaaagttaaaaaaataataagtacaattattaaaaaaatattattcagtgTCTTGATTAATGAATCACACATAAAAATGTTTTACTAAGATgttattagtaaattttattataactttCAATACAACTtcaatatttctaataaaaaaatattcattaatttgtTAACCAACATTCTTAAGTGTTACTCAAGGTTTTATTGAAaaacactttattttaaaaaatttagtaaggattaaaaacaattaaaattgttaatgaATCAATTATAGTTATTCTCTTTTATGGAATAATACATTACAGTGagtaaatttaaattgagaAGATGAGTTATGTATTAATagcatgaaaaaattatatagtaaatcatatattatatatgataaatttattaatatttaaaataattattttaaaaatttaaacaataacttatgattaaattataatgtaaaattattttatagtatcaatatataattaaattcatttaaaattgatattttttttattagtgtgAATCGAAGAtatatatcaaaaaatttataatatacacACATCATATTTAACCAACTGAATTATAtcatttgataaattaataattatttgaacaaaaagattgatagttataattataaaaaaaagtaaatgttaATACCTatcttaatttcaaaaaatattttttaattaaaaatgttatcatCAATGCATGTATTATACACGTGTTCTTTTTTCGAAATAGATTTTTTATGGGAGTTGAGAAAACCGGTTTCagaatacttttaatttaagtgaaacttaaaaatcaaaatgaaaatgtttaaaattataagaaaaatataaatgaaagttAATATGATGATATATAACAAggacataattatttatttatataaattataaaatagtttaCTCATGGAACAATAAGTATctatttatataaatcaataaataattttctcacTCACCGAATACTATTCGAATTTACAGCACAGGCATTGTTCTCGAACTATTCATAAAAAGAACTGTCACGTTACGTGTCATTTTAGCAGAACTTAAGCTTTCTTGTCAACAATGAAAAAAGATAATGGACAATGGACATACTTTGGTCCTTTGAAAAGAAACGCCATTCTCCTTCCCTCTTGTTTCCGGTAAAGTAACCGACAGAACCACACAACGTTGAAAACATGGTAGCACAACATCCTATGGAAAGTCCCAACTGCCCttctctcttaattttatcaaactccAATGCTCAAGGAAAATACGGacttttttacatttatgacttatctctttctcttttatttttatcattaagttaatcttatatctattaatatattgattttttatacaatacagattgaaaaatgaaaatgaaatgagtGGAAATACATGAGGAAGgtaaatgataatattatttatatttggaaTAAATGGAACggaatataaatatttgattatatgtGCTGATCTTTTAACTTTattatattagtttttatttctcatcttagtttgttgtgtttgttttaataACTTTGTATCCTAATAAATTCCATTTTAGTTGTGATTTTGGTATTTCTTGCACCAATTATTCACTTTAATTATAGCACCtcaataaattgtttttatctaaAAGGTGGTACTTTTGGTGTAGGAAGTGTTAGAACTCTAAAAGGATTgaaaaaaagacttaaaaagaattaaaattacacCAAAGAGACTCAAGCACAACCTTGTTTAAATAAGCATGCATGTGCTTAAGAGACCACGACTATGCATACCTCAAAGCAAGGTCATGCTACTAGACAGAAGGCTCATTATACCTATAAATAAAAGGTTATTTCAGAAGtatctttatattttgtttacttttaaattttgttattctctAAGCATGTGTGAACCTTCATAAGAGATATCGATTGGGATAATGAAAGAAACACAATAGGGGTCAAATATTGTAAAGTTTCTTCTGTTTAATATTCTTATTGGTTTCTTTATTGGTTTTAAGCTTCCAAATGCATATGGCTAGTTAAACCCCGAAAAGCTAAGATTATGACATAGGACATATTTATAAACCctaattattttattgcaataaaATTTCCAATTACTCGTTCAATTATATTGTTGTGCTATCCTTCATTCTATTTGGGACCAGTCattcaaaaactaaattgaTTAACTATTTGTGACCACtgcttttaattaattgaccCATGCAATAATTGTATTATAGGAACTTGCATTATCAACTTTAGCCAAAATTTCTAATATAGTTAATGATTGTTAATTAACCTCTTTGTGTAACACCCCGATATAATGAGAGAGATTCATAGGTTGTGCAGGTGTGAGTACAATTGAGGataatgtaaattaattaattgatattactTATAACAACAAAATGTATCAACTTTTCGGTAATCTATCACAAAAGAACTTCACAATTAAGTGTGTTTGGCTTGAAATAATTATGAGATAAGTAACATTTtagaaagtttttcaaaaatcgtGTGAGTGAGGACAAAGCACGTTGAAAAGTCTCGTGTTTGTTTGTGGGGACAGTCATTGCTTTTGAAAGCAGCTAAAACAAATTGTTGAAATCTAAAAAAGGACTCCCTACAGAGAGTTTTGACCAGTGGAGGGCTCTAACCAACAAAGAAGTTGTGTGAAGTGTTGTAGTGtgtgagtcatcaagaaatcgACAATCAAAGACATTACACTATATGCTTAATCTTCTTACTAATTTAATCTCTAATGAACaataagagaataaaattagaaagaagagaattcTTAGAAcataaatcaattttgtttatcACTTTAAAGAAGTGtgattaataactaaacaaataattgaggtttaattgaaattgagaatcaaggaaaacataaaagatgtgtctcaaattaagaaaattaagtaaactaagaaaaaagttttctaaatcatttaaaatcaaACCTTAGTTTGGTTAGTTATATATAAAAGGCGAGTAACTAGGCATTGGATGACAAAATCTATAAAACCAATGTATATTTATGTAAGGTTTGACTTTTTTGAATGAATGATGTGCgcaacaatatataatattatgataagaagttaaatatataaaaaattaattaaaattacccatgatattaaaaaatagtaaatgtcatttagtattttttaaaatcatttgaaatatttaataaaatatatataatattttagtttaatgataatgtattaacaatataaaataattttatattatcaattagaATATCAATTAGAAGTAATTGTTAGAatgacttttaattattataaaaaataataaatttattatacataattagTTTGTGATTGTAGATAGTATATAATTAGTTTAGATTGCTAGTACATGTAACTTATTttctcataatatttttatatcatatatttataaatatactctaaaaattattttatactaaaagaataaaatcctctcatttattgtcaatattgttctaaatatttgtaattatgtttcacttaacaaaaataaaatagttcaaataaaatgacattatatttcattatttaaataaattaacattacattttatttattatctttgaCTAGTATTTGATATTTTAGAACATGTTAAAAAATGACCCGAATAAACTATTGGAAAGTATGAAAAAGCAATCCAAAATCACGAAAATCCCTTGGCGTTGGTGGAGATTACCGTGTTTGAAGGAGGGCATTCCTGTCCgaaaaacaaagtccctgtgatGAAGCTAAAAAGGAGCAATGGCGGAACGAAAGGAACTAAACTCATTAGAGGCCTCAAAAACCTCAaaaaccctctctctctctctctgtctcatTCAGACACACTCACACACTGACTGAAGAAGGGTAGTAGCAGTAACTTCACAGCAGAAAAAAATGGCGACCCATCTCCCCGACTACTTCAAGTGTCCAATCTCCCTGGAAATAATGTCGGACCCTGTCATCCTCTCTTCGGGTCACACCTTCGACCGTTCCTCAATTCAACGTTGGCTCGATGCGGGTCACCGAACATGTCCAATTACCAAACTACCCCTTCCCGACCACCCCTCCCTCATCCCCAACCACGCGCTGCGAAGCTTAATCTCCAACTACACATTCCTCTCCCCTCTCCACCAAACAATTTCCCAACCCGAAACCCTAATTTCAACCCTCACTTCCAATTCTTCATCCTCCGATTCCAAAATTGAGGCCCTTAAGCACCTCACGCGCTTATCGATGCGCGATTCGGCGTTCCGCCGGAGGCTGGCGGAGTCCGGTGCCGTCCCCGCCGTTCTCGCCGCCGTGGACGACCCGAGCCTCCAGGAGAAGGCGCTCCCCCTGCTCCTCAACCTCACCCTCGACGACGACTCGAAAGTCGGCCTCGTCGCCGAGGGCGTGGTCGCGCGAGTGGTAGCGGTGCTCCTCCACGCGCCGTCCCCGGACTGCCGCGCCGTCGCGGCGACCATCGTCACGAGCCTCGCGGTCGTGGAGGTGAACAAGGCCACCATCGGCGCGTTCCCGGCGGCGATCGCGGCGCTCGTGGCGATCCTCCGCGACGGGGGCAAGGGGCGGGAGCGGAAGGAGGCTGCCACCGCGCTCTACGCGCTCTGCTCCTTTCCGGACAACCGGAGAAGAGCCGTGAGCTGCGGTGCGGTGCCGATTCTCCTCACAAACGTCGGAATTGGACTCGAACGGTGTGTTGAGGTGATCGGCGTTTTGGCGAAGTGCAAAGAAGGGAGGGAGCAAATGGAATGTTATGACGGTTGTGTTCAGATTCTGGTTAACGTTTTGAGGAACGGAAGCTCGAGGGGGATTCAATATGCGCTCTTTGCACTCACTTCGGTTTGTTCTTATAGCCAAAGAATGGTTATGGTGGCTCTGGAAGAAGGGGGTCTAGAAGCTTCTCTTGGGTTTGTGGAAGATGATAATGAGAAAGTGAGGAGGAATGCATGTAATTTCATTAAGGTTCTGCGTTTCAACCACAGTAGGGTGAGGTGATGATGATGGAAATGCGAAGTATGTTTGTGAACTAATCAGTTTTGATGGgaagtaaaaaaaagatttgattGTCTCTCCTATGTGgaggtgagttttttttttttttttttggtttattggtTCTGCCTTGTTGGGTGGGTCCTCTgtacaaaatgaaaagaaagatcatttttttttggttttgaatgtgaTAGGGTTCTTTTGTATGTTGTATATTTGAATAATGATGATGGGATAGTTCTCTGGTGTTAGTTTAGCTGTTCTGAATGGGAAAGTTGATCGATCCTTTAAATTGGAGTGCTTCAAGTTAGAAAATTTCTCATGGTTTCCTTACAATTTTGTTGCGCTGGGTTAACACTTGCATCTTAAATTTAACTTCCAAGTTGTATTTTAGATATGTCTTTCTTTATGTGTAAGTAGTAGTTCTGTTGAAAAAGCACCATGCATTGAAATTTTAGAGACAATGTATGcataaaaaaacttcgtaccccattacccagaggctcttcgctatgcgaaggttcgaacccatgaccaataGGTCACCAAGACACAACTTTACCGTTGCACCAGGGCTGGCCCTCATAGACAATGTATGCATAGCCAAGATAA contains:
- the LOC100812814 gene encoding G-type lectin S-receptor-like serine/threonine-protein kinase At1g11410 gives rise to the protein MKFFSAIEFLSSFLVLMFFYPFCHSLDNTITINHPIRDGDVLVSNGLGNFALGFFSPRNSTNRYVGIWYNKISEQTVVWVANRDTPLNDTSGVLKISNNGNLVLHDNSTRSLNPVWSSNVSIESTNNISAKLLDTGNLVLIQTNNNNILWQSFDYPGNTMLPFMKLGLNRKTGLDRFLVSWKSPNDPGTGNMTYKIDPTGFPQLFLYKDKIPLWRVGSWTGQRWSGVPEMTPNFIFTVNYVNNESEVSIMYGVKDPSVFSRMVLDESGHVARSTWQAHEHRWFQIWDAPKEECDNFRRCGSNANCDPYHADKFECECLPGFEPKFEREWFLRDGSGGCVRKSNVSTCRSGEGFVEVTRVKVPDTSKARVAATIGMRECKERCLRDCSCVAYTSANESSGSGCVTWHGNMEDTRTYMQVGQSLFVRVDKLELAKYAKHPYGSLGKKGMVAVLTAAIFLFLLLAITFVYWFVKTRRQGIRRDRKYSFRLTFDDSTDLQEFDTTKNSDLPFFELSSIAAATDNFSDANKLGQGGFGSVYKGLLINGMEIAVKRLSKYSGQGIEEFKNEVVLISKLQHRNLVRILGCCIQGEEKMLIYEYLPNKSLDSLIFDESKRSQLDWKKRFDIICGVARGMLYLHQDSRLRIIHRDLKASNVLMDSSLNPKIADFGMARIFGGDQIAANTNRVVGTYGYMSPEYAMEGQFSVKSDVYSFGVLLLEIVTGRKNSGLYEDITATNLVGHIWDLWREGKTMEIVDQSLGESCSDHEVQRCIQIGLLCVQDYAADRPSMSAVVFMLGNDSTLPDPKQPAFVFKKTNYESSNPSTSEGIYSVNDVSITMIEAR
- the LOC100813349 gene encoding U-box domain-containing protein 8, with the translated sequence MATHLPDYFKCPISLEIMSDPVILSSGHTFDRSSIQRWLDAGHRTCPITKLPLPDHPSLIPNHALRSLISNYTFLSPLHQTISQPETLISTLTSNSSSSDSKIEALKHLTRLSMRDSAFRRRLAESGAVPAVLAAVDDPSLQEKALPLLLNLTLDDDSKVGLVAEGVVARVVAVLLHAPSPDCRAVAATIVTSLAVVEVNKATIGAFPAAIAALVAILRDGGKGRERKEAATALYALCSFPDNRRRAVSCGAVPILLTNVGIGLERCVEVIGVLAKCKEGREQMECYDGCVQILVNVLRNGSSRGIQYALFALTSVCSYSQRMVMVALEEGGLEASLGFVEDDNEKVRRNACNFIKVLRFNHSRVR